The Sinomicrobium kalidii region AAACAGGGTGATTTTCCGTTCCTATACGTGCAACTAACCAACTTCATGAAAGAAACCACGACTCCGACAGCAAGCAACTGGGCCGAATTAAGGCAAAAACAATTAAACACTTTGGCGCTTCCCAATACCGGAATGGCCGTGATCATAGATCTCGGTGAATGGAACGACATCCACCCGCTCAACAAGGCCGATGTAGGAAAACGACTGGCCCTGCTGGCCCGGAAGATCGCTTACGGTGAAAAGAACATTACCGCTTCCGGCCCTCTGCCCGAAAAAGCCGATTTCAGAAAAGATGATATACAGATCACCTTCAGAAACACGGGAAAAGGACTAACCACCCGAAACGGTAAGGCACCCGATTATTTTTCCATTTCATCCGACGGAAAAAACTTTGTCTGGGCAAAGGCCGAAATAACCGGGAAGAATACGATCAGGGTATGGAACGATTCGGTATCCAGTCCGGTAGTGGTACGCTATGCCTGGGCCGATAATCCCGTTTCGGCCAACCTGTATTCAAAAAACGGGCTTCCGGCCAGTCCTTTCGAATTGAGGAAGTAACATCTTTCACCTTTCAACAACCAATGGGTTACAACATCATTCAGAACTCATAAAATGAACTGCATAGCAGTTCTCTTCTTCAGCATAAATACGGTTTTCTTCTCCCGGAGAAACCCGGAAAAAATGCTGGTTTCGCTTTTGGACAATGTAAGGCCGCCTGCAACAGAACAGACCAACGGGAGGTTGTTTTACCCTCCGATCTGCCCGCCGTTGATCTTGTTGTAAATGCCTACTACCCTGCCATCGGTAAGGCTGGCCACAAAACAGCTTACCCCCAGCAGACAACTGTATTCGGAAGTAAATCCCTGCAAATATTTTTCGGGGATCAGGTTAAGCACAAGCTCATCATAGTGCGTATCCTCTCCTTTTAGCTTATGAAGGGCTGCCTTGCAGAATACTTCCAGAAGCTTCTCGACAATGGCATATCCGGAGATTTCCTTTTCGGTGACTTCCTTCGACTTATATATCTTTTCGATACTGAGCTTTATAATATCGTTCACCTGGGCGGTATACCTGCACTTATCCAGCAGCGATGCGGAAAATTCCCCTTTTAATATGGCTTCTTCATACGCTGTAAACACTCTTGCGGCTTCCCCGATAAGGGTATTGATGGCCAGTGCACGGAGATAACTGATCCGGTCTTCCCTGGTCTTTAATTCTCCGTACTTCCCGGTATTGATACTGTCTTTCACGAGTTTAATGAGGTATTCCAGGGCGTATTCCTCTTCTATCAACCCGAGGTTAATGCCATCTTCAAAATCGATGATCGTATAGCAGATGTCATCGGCAGCTTCCACAAGAAAAGCAAGCGGGTGCCGGGCATAGGAAATGTCGTCTCCGCTCCGGGTCTGTATAAGGTTGAGTTCGGCAGCTACCTCGGCAAAAAATGCTTTTTCTGACTGGAAAAACCCGAATTTCTTATCGGCTATATGTCTCGTCGGCTTTTTCGGCAGGGATTCCTTCGGATATTTGGTAAATGCCCCAAGTGTGGCATAACTGAGCCTCAGACCTCCTTTTACCCCGTCCCGGCTCTCGGTGAGTATTTTAAAACCATTGGCATTCCCTTCAAAATCGGTAAGGTCCTGGTATTGCTTCGGGCTGAGCAACGTTTTGTATTTTGCCCCTTCCCCGCCTTTAAAAAAGGCCCCTATGGCTTTCTCTCCGCTATGTCCGAAAGGCGGATTACCGATGTCATGCGCGAGTGCCGCGGCAGCCACTATAGCCCCGAAATCGTTAAAACGGTAGCCGTGCACTTCCTTCAGGTAAGGATGTTTTTCCAGTATTTTTTTGCCGACTATCCTCCCCAGGCTACGACCCACTACTGAAACTTCCATGCTATGGGTAAGCCGGGTGTGTACAAAATCGGTTTTGGACAACGGGATCACCTGTGTCTTGTCCTGCAAACTGCGGAAGGAGGAGGAAAATATGATACGATCATAATCCACCTCAAACCCCAAACGGGTCTCTTCCTGTTCTTTTCGCAATCGTTTGTTGGTATCGCCCTGTCTTCTGAGGGATAAAAGTTCTTCCCACTGCATCATAGTTGTTCCGTATTATTTCCTAATTGGTCCAGTCCTTCCCGGATTTGTTTTTCTTCTTCATATTTTTTGATGTCCACTACAAAAGTCCCGGCCAGGGAATCGTGCCATCCCCTTCCTTCGCTGCCCAGAAAGGAAAATGCATCGAACGGGATAAACCGGCAGATACTCCGGATAAACACTTCATCCGGGGTGGCTTTCTTTTCTCCTTTGTTAATAACCCGGGTATTGGTAATAAACTTCCCTATGGTCCTCCCGGTTATACTCTCAATAGCGGTATAATAAACCAGGCTGACGAGTATCCCGAAAAGAAGTTCCTCCACAGCCGTCATATTTTCAATAAAACGGAGAAAGCCTCCCATGCCGAACATATCGGCCAGGATAAAAGACAGTATTCCGAGCAAAAAGGTCAGGATATAGATCACGATCCGGTCTATAATCAGGTTGGCCAGGCGCTTTCCCTTGCTGGCATATACCTTTTCCGGAAGGTAATAGTATTTTTTTTGCATAGGCAATCACATATTCGGCCCTCTTCAGTTCCGACACCATATAGAGACCGGAAAGTTAGTAAATAGGTACAAAAACCGGAGACAAAAGGCCCCGAAACTTTTAATTTTTTCCCATCCGGCATTTCAAACCCCGAAAAAGCCAATGAAACGGCCTTTCCGGGGTTGCAAATATCTTCAGATTCGGGTTAATCATATGTTACGACCCGCACATCAGGCAATCGTCATCTTCACTTTCACGTGATTTGGCGAGCATTTCCTTTAATTCCTCGGGAGTCAGCGGATCTACGGCCACCGGGGCGTTTTTCCCCGAGTTCTGTACCACGGTAGCTGCTTCTGCGGGTACTTCAGCCTGTTTGGGCTGAGGCGCCTCTTTTTTACTGTTGTCCAGCGTAAATTTAATGGCATCTACGGCCGATTTGGTCCTGAGGTAATACATTCCTGTCTTGAGCCCGCTCTTCCAGGCATAGAAATGCATGGAGGTGAGTTTCGCGTAGTTGGCGTTTTCCATAAACAGGTTCAGGGATTGTGACTGATCTATAAAATACCCCCTTTGACGGGACATGTCGATAATGTCTTTCATGCTCAGTTCCCATACGGTTTTATACAGGTCCTTGATCTCCTGCGGAATACCCTCTATATGTTGTATGGAACCGTTGGCACGCATCAGTTCCTGTTTAAGGTCTTCCGTCCACAGGCCGAGATCTACCAGGTCTTCCAGCAGGTGCTTGTTCACCACGATAAATTCTCCGGACAGTACTCTTCGGGTATAAATATTAGAGGTGTAGGGTTCGAAGCATTCATTGTTCCCGAGAATCTGTGAAGTAGACGCCGTTGGCATGGGAGCTACAAGCAGGGAATTCCGCACCCCGTGTTTTACCACGTCCTTACGCAGTTTGGCCCAGTTCCATCTTCCGCTCAGTTCTTCATCCTTTATGCCCCAAAGGTTGTATTGGAATTCTCCTTTGGAGATCGGTGATCCTTTGAAGGATTCGTAAGGCCCTTCTTCCCTGGCCATCTCCATGGAAGCGGTGACGGCAGCGAAATAAATGGTTTCAAAAATCTCCTGATTCAATGTTTTGGCCTCATCAGAGGTGAATGGCATCCTCAGGCGGATAAAAGTATCGGCCAGACCTTGTACACCCAGGCCAATGGGACGGTGACGGAAGTTGGAATTTTCGGCTTCCTTCACCGGGTAATAGTTCCTGTCGATAACCCTGTTAAGGTTTCGCGTCACACGTTTGGTAACCTTGAAGAGTTCCTTATGATCGAACTCCTTGCCCTTGATGAACATGGGCAGTGCTATAGACGCCAGGTTACATACGGCAACCTCATCGGGAGAGGTGTATTCCAGTATTTCGGTACAGAGGTTGGAAGAGCGTATGGTCCCCAGATTCTTCTGGTTGGATTTCCGGTTGGCCGCATCCTTGTAAAGCATGTAAGGGGTTCCCGTCTCTATCTGTGATTCGAGTATTTTTTCCCAGAGCTCCCTGGCCTTTACGGTTTTTCTTCCTTTTCCGGCGGCTTCGTATTCTTCGTATTTCTTCTCAAATTCCTCGCCGTAGCTGTCATACAGTCCGGGGCATTCGTTCGGGCACATCAGTGTCCAGCTGTCGTTCTGTTCCACCCTTTTCATGAACAGGTCGGATATCCACATGGCGTAGAACAGATCGCGTGCACGCATTTCCTCTTTTCCGTGATTTTTCTTCAGGTCGAGGAAATCAAGGATATCGGCATGCCAGGGCTCCACATAGATGGCAAAGCTCCCTTTCCGTTTACCGCCTCCCTGGTCTACATAACGGGCAGTATCGTTAAACACACGGAGCATGGGCACTATACCGTTGGATGTTCCGTTTGTTCCGGCTATATAACTTCCCGTGGCACGTATGTTATGGATAGACAACCCGATCCCCCCGGCAGACTGCGAGATCTTGGCTGTTTGCTTCAGGGTATCGTAAATGCCGTCAATACTGTCGTCTTTCATGGCCAGCAAAAAGCAGGACGACATCTGCGGTTTCGGTGTTCCGGAATTAAACAGTGTGGGCGTAGCGTGTGTAAAGTATTTTTTGGACATGAGTTCGTAGGTTTCTACAACGCTGTCCATATCGTCAAGATGGATACCAACGGCCACACGCATCAGCATGTGTTGCGGACGCTCGGCAATTTTTCCGTTAAGTTTCAGCAGGTAGGACCGTTCAAGGGTTTTGAACCCGAAATAGTCGTATCCGAAATCCCGGTTGTAAATAATGGTGGAATCCAGTTTTTCGGCATTATCCTGAACAACCTTAAAAACTTCATCAGACAGCAGCGGTGCTTTTTTACCTGTTCGCGGATTGACGTAATGGTAAAGGTCTGCCATGGTCTCCGAAAAGGACTTCTTGGTATTCTTATGAAGGTTGGACACTGATATCCTCGCCGCAAGCTTGGCATAGTCCGGATGTGTGGTGGTCATGGTGGCCGCAATTTCGGCAGCCAGGTTATCCAGTTCCGACGTGGTTACGCC contains the following coding sequences:
- a CDS encoding ribonucleoside-diphosphate reductase subunit alpha, producing MYVIKRDGRKEPVMFDKITARVRKLCYGLNPLVDPVKVAMRVIEGLYDGVTTSELDNLAAEIAATMTTTHPDYAKLAARISVSNLHKNTKKSFSETMADLYHYVNPRTGKKAPLLSDEVFKVVQDNAEKLDSTIIYNRDFGYDYFGFKTLERSYLLKLNGKIAERPQHMLMRVAVGIHLDDMDSVVETYELMSKKYFTHATPTLFNSGTPKPQMSSCFLLAMKDDSIDGIYDTLKQTAKISQSAGGIGLSIHNIRATGSYIAGTNGTSNGIVPMLRVFNDTARYVDQGGGKRKGSFAIYVEPWHADILDFLDLKKNHGKEEMRARDLFYAMWISDLFMKRVEQNDSWTLMCPNECPGLYDSYGEEFEKKYEEYEAAGKGRKTVKARELWEKILESQIETGTPYMLYKDAANRKSNQKNLGTIRSSNLCTEILEYTSPDEVAVCNLASIALPMFIKGKEFDHKELFKVTKRVTRNLNRVIDRNYYPVKEAENSNFRHRPIGLGVQGLADTFIRLRMPFTSDEAKTLNQEIFETIYFAAVTASMEMAREEGPYESFKGSPISKGEFQYNLWGIKDEELSGRWNWAKLRKDVVKHGVRNSLLVAPMPTASTSQILGNNECFEPYTSNIYTRRVLSGEFIVVNKHLLEDLVDLGLWTEDLKQELMRANGSIQHIEGIPQEIKDLYKTVWELSMKDIIDMSRQRGYFIDQSQSLNLFMENANYAKLTSMHFYAWKSGLKTGMYYLRTKSAVDAIKFTLDNSKKEAPQPKQAEVPAEAATVVQNSGKNAPVAVDPLTPEELKEMLAKSRESEDDDCLMCGS
- a CDS encoding RDD family protein translates to MQKKYYYLPEKVYASKGKRLANLIIDRIVIYILTFLLGILSFILADMFGMGGFLRFIENMTAVEELLFGILVSLVYYTAIESITGRTIGKFITNTRVINKGEKKATPDEVFIRSICRFIPFDAFSFLGSEGRGWHDSLAGTFVVDIKKYEEEKQIREGLDQLGNNTEQL
- the dgt gene encoding dGTP triphosphohydrolase, which gives rise to MQWEELLSLRRQGDTNKRLRKEQEETRLGFEVDYDRIIFSSSFRSLQDKTQVIPLSKTDFVHTRLTHSMEVSVVGRSLGRIVGKKILEKHPYLKEVHGYRFNDFGAIVAAAALAHDIGNPPFGHSGEKAIGAFFKGGEGAKYKTLLSPKQYQDLTDFEGNANGFKILTESRDGVKGGLRLSYATLGAFTKYPKESLPKKPTRHIADKKFGFFQSEKAFFAEVAAELNLIQTRSGDDISYARHPLAFLVEAADDICYTIIDFEDGINLGLIEEEYALEYLIKLVKDSINTGKYGELKTREDRISYLRALAINTLIGEAARVFTAYEEAILKGEFSASLLDKCRYTAQVNDIIKLSIEKIYKSKEVTEKEISGYAIVEKLLEVFCKAALHKLKGEDTHYDELVLNLIPEKYLQGFTSEYSCLLGVSCFVASLTDGRVVGIYNKINGGQIGG